In one Triplophysa dalaica isolate WHDGS20190420 chromosome 9, ASM1584641v1, whole genome shotgun sequence genomic region, the following are encoded:
- the jam3a gene encoding junctional adhesion molecule 3B: MAIGRQTLPLLLFFLLCHRTTFAVILRTTNKSVWTNEFDSIELTCLIESISTNNPRIEWKKIKNGVPSYVYFQNKISGDLEHRAILREPANLLILNASRSDSAQYRCEVAAIDDQKPFDEILISLAVRVKPVVPRCSVPNAVTVGYTTELHCIEKEGFPQSQYQWYRNNEELPEDPKTSVKFYNSTYVMNTDTGSLKFRSVKKEDAGEYHCQAKNEAGTSKCSPQPMEVYDPDIVGICLKVLGGVAAFIFVIVGLCQIQKNGCCTCKDHMENNYKVPEHENRMNYTSPDEGHFRHKSSFVI; the protein is encoded by the exons ATGGCGATCGGGCGTCAAACTCTTCCCCTGCTGCTCTTTTTCCTGCTGT GCCACAGAACCACATTTGCTGTTATACTCAGAACAACTAACAAATCTGTGTGGACAAATGAATTTGACT CAATTGAGTTGACCTGCTTGATAGAGTCCATATCTACGAACAATCCCAGAATTGAatggaagaaaataaaaaacggCGTGCCCAGCTATGTgtatttccaaaataaaatttcag GTGATTTGGAACACAGGGCGATACTGAGAGAGCCGGCAAATCTTCTGATTCTGAATGCTAGTAGATCGGATTCAGCACAGTATCGCTGTGAGGTCGCTGCCATCGATGACCAGAAGCCCTTTGATGAAATACTGATCAGTCTCGCTGTAAGAG tGAAGCCAGTGGTGCCCAGGTGCAGTGTGCCAAATGCGGTTACTGTGGGTTACACAACAGAACTGCACTGCATTGAGAAAGAGGGCTTTCCTCAGTCGCAGTACCAGTGGTACCGTAACAATGAGGAGCTGCCAGAGGACCCAAAGACCAGCGTCAAGTTTTACAATTCTACATATGTCATGAACACTGATACTGGGTCCCTG AAATTCCGGTCAGTGAAGAAAGAAGATGCAGGTGAATATCATTGCCAGGCCAAGAATGAGGCAGGAACATCCAAGTGCAGTCCACAGCCAATGGAAGTCT ATGATCCGGATATTGTTGGGATATGTCTGAAGGTGTTAGGCGGAGTGGcagcatttatttttgtcattgtggGACTTTGTCAAATTCAGAAAAATGGCTGCTGTACCTGTAAGGACCACATGGAAAACAA TTACAAAGTACCCGAACATGAAAATAGGATGAATTACACCAGTCCTGATGAg GGACATTTCCGACACAAGTCGTCCTTTGTCAtataa
- the vps26b gene encoding vacuolar protein sorting-associated protein 26B, translating to MSFFGFGQNAEIDIVLNDAETRKKAEHKTEDGKKDKYFLFFDGETVSGKVNVTLKTPGKRLEHYGIKIEFVGQIELYYDRGNHHEFVSLVKDLARPGELSQSQSFDFEFTHVEKPYESYTGQNVKLRYFLRATVSRRLNDIVKEMDIVVQTLCSYPELNSSIKMEVGIEDCLHIEFEYNKSKYHLKDVIVGKIYFLLVRIKIKHMEIDIIKRETTGTGPSVYHENDTIAKYEIMDGAPVRGESIPIRLFLAGYELTPTMRDINKKFSVRYYLNLVLIDEEERRYFKQQEITLWRKGDIVRKSMSQQAAIASQRFEGSHCENMSAQAREDSN from the exons ATGAGTTTCTTCGGCTTCGGACAAAACGCCGAGATCGACATAGTTTTAAACGACGCCGAGACGAGAAAGAAAGCTGAGCACAAAACCGAAGATGGCAAGAAGGacaaatatttcctttttttcgaTGGTGAAACTGTAAGTGGGAAAGTAAACGTCACCCTCAAGACTCCTGGAAAGAGACTTGAACATTACGGGATTAAAATCGAGTTTGTCGGACAGATTG AGCTGTATTATGATAGAGGAAACCACCATGAGTTTGTGTCTTTAGTGAAAGACCTCGCAAGACCTGGTGAGCTTTCACAGTCTCAGAGCTTTGACTTTGAGTTCACCCATGTGGAAAAGCCCTATGAATCTTACACTGGCCAGAATGTGAAACTCAG ATACTTTCTCCGGGCCACAGTCAGCAGAAGACTGAATGATATCGTTAAAGAAATGGATATTGTTGTGCAAACCCTGTGCTCATACCCAGAGCTCAACTCCTCTATCAAAATGGAAGTTGGAATTGAAGATTGTCTCCATATTGAGTTTGAATACAACAAATCCAA ATACCACCTGAAGGATGTTATAGTAGGGAAGATTTACTTCCTTCTGGTGAGAATAAAGATTAAGCACATGGAAATTGATATAATAAAGAGGGAAACGACTGGCACAGGTCCCAGCGTGTACCATGAAAACGATACCATCGCTAAATATGAGATCATGGATGGAGCACCAGTGAGAG GTGAGTCAATTCCCATCCGTTTGTTTCTTGCCGGATATGAGCTGACCCCCACCATGAGGGACATCAACAAGAAGTTCTCAGTGCGTTACTACCTGAACCTGGTTCTTATAGATGAAGAAGAGAGACGATACTTCAAACAACAG GAGATCACACTCTGGAGGAAAGGAGATATTGTGAGAAAAAGTATGTCCCAGCAGGCTGCCATCGCCTCCCAGAGATTTGAGGGATCACACTGTGAAAATATGTCGGCCCAGGCCAGAGAGGACAGTAACTGA
- the thyn1 gene encoding thymocyte nuclear protein 1, whose translation MILHTTCTLFVDPLVEKLRCVVRPHAVLRRAISVTSMYRESDSKTYFVLSSRDTVILHADRSAQLRTSSEHISSHWQRNMPPKKITRSSAKSNKHTEEVDAQQNVNEESDDSRTGKRKRSAAVKLDVKKNKSDETAKASYSHWLMKSEPETRIENGVDVKFGIEDLKVLPNQTGCWDGVRNYQARNFMRDMRVGQQAFFYHSNCKEPGIAGLMKIVKEAYVDHTQFDKKDPHYDPSSKPDNPKWSMVDVQFERMTKRFIPLSELKNYHLQHKVKGGPLKDVALFTRARLSVQPLTAAEFDFVLSLENVDLV comes from the exons ATGATCCTCCACACCACGTGCACGCTGTTTGTAGACCCTCTCGTAGAGAAACTTAGGTGTGTTGTTCGGCCTCATGCAGTGCTGCGCAGAGCGATTAGTGTGACGTCAATGTACCGCGAGAGTgattcaaaaacatattttgtactCTCCTCTCGCGACACTGTGATATTACACGCCGATCGGTCTGCCCAGCTCCGAACTTCTAGTGAACACATTTCCTCCCATTGGCAAAGAAACATGCCACCAAAGAAAATAACACGAAGCAGtgcaaaatcaaacaaacaca CCGAGGAGGTGGATGCCCAACAGAATGTGAACGAGGAGTCTGATGACTCTCGAACTGGCAAAAGAAAACGTTCAGCAGCAGTTAAGCTGGatgtgaagaaaaataaaagtgatgaaaCCGCCAAAGCATCTTACAGTCATTGGTTGATGAAATCAGAACCCGAGACTCGAATTGAAAACGGAGTGGATGTTAAG TTTGGAATTGAGGATCTGAAAGTCCTGCCCAATCAAACAGGATGCTGGGATGGAGTGAGAAATTATCAG GCACGTAACTTTATGAGAGATATGCGCGTGGGCCAGCAGGCTTTCTTTTACCACAGTAACTGTAAAGAGCCAGGCATCGCTGGTCTCATGAAG ATTGTAAAGGAGGCTTATGTGGACCATACCCAATTTGATAAAAAAGATCCACATTATGATCCGTCCAGCAAACCAGATAACCCTAAATGGAGTATG GTGGATGTTCAGTTTGAAAGGATGACCAAGCGTTTCATCCCTCTCTCTGAGCTGAAGAATTATCACTTGCAGCACAAAGTTAAGGGTGGTCCTCTGAAAGATGTAGCCCTCTTCACCAGAGCTAGACTGTCAGTTCAGCCTCTCACTGCAG CGGAATTTGACTTTGTTTTGAGTTTAGAGAATGTCGACCTTGTATGA